TGGCACACCTCCATTCGGGTTCCTGATTCCAACCGCCGGGAGCGGCGGTCATCCGCGCGGAAATAGGTTTCTCATGGGTGTGAAAACATGAAAAAATATGGATTATATGCTTGTAATGCAACAGGCGTGCCGAATGCTATAAATAATAAAGTTAAAAATGACAGGCAGTTGAGATTGTCGAGCTATAACAAGAACAGATGATTGGGATATAAATTACTCAATTTTGCTGAGGTTTGTTTCATATGTAAAAAATATTACATAAAAGTGGACGACATTTTCTTTTTTTAAAATCAATTTGTCACGCTTTCTACTATATATTGTGTTGTTTCTGTTGGCGGATCGACCGGGGGATGTTTCATCAATGCGCTGAATTGCGACGGCGGGCGCATTGCCGGTTTGCTGCGGGGAGTGTTCAATCGCTATCGAAATCGGGATTGGGTCGTTTCGATAGCGATTTCGGATTGAATGAGGCTCTTCGATCGGACGATACCAAGCGACTCGCCGCGGGGGGGAGGGCGTTTGGAGGCGACGTTAGTTCTTGCCCGATTTTTCTGCCGCCTGCCTTTCTTTGTGCAGGACGGAATCGATGGCGGCGTCGAGTTCGTCGATGGTCAGGACGTCGAGGGCCTGGCGGACCTCCTGCGGGACGTCGCTGAGGCTGACGCTGTTTTTAGAGGGCAGCACCACGGTGCGCACGCCGGCGCGGTGGGCGGCCAGCAGCTTTTCCTTGATCCCACCCACGGGCAGGATGCGGCCGGTCAGGGTCAGCTCACCGGTCGTGGCGGTTTCGCGGCGGCAGCAGCGGTTGGTGATCAACGATATCAGCGCCATGGCGATGGGCAGCCCGGCCGAGGTCCCGTCCTTGGGGGTGGCGCCGGCCGGCACGTGGATGTGGAGGTCGTGCTGCTCGAAAAAATCGTCGGCGATGCCGTAACGCCGGCTGTTGCTGCGGATGTAGCTCAGGGCGGCCTGGGCCGATTCTTTCATGACCGAACCCAGGGAGCCGGTCAGGATCAGGTTGCCGCTGCCCCGCATCTTGGTGGCTTCGATGAAGACGATTTCTCCGCCCGCATCGGTCCAGGCCAGGGCCGTGGCTACGCCCACGCGATCCTTTGCCTGGGCAACCTCGAAGAAAAACTGCGCCGGTCCCAGGTAATTTTCCACGTCTCCCTCCGCGATCACGTCGGTCGACTGGTGCAGGTTGCCGTCGAGCCGGTTCAGGGCGATTCTACGGCACATGGCGGCCAGTTTGCGCTGCAGGTTGCGCAGGCCGGGTTCGCGCGTATAGTCGCGGATGATCTTACGCACGGCGCCCTCGTCAAAACGGACCGGATCGTCGCGCAGTCCGGCGGCCTTGAGTTCCCTGGGGATCAGATGATTGAAGGCGATGCGGACCTTTTCGTCCTCGGTGTAACTGGACAGCCACAATATCTCCAACCGGTCCAGCAAGGGGGGCGGAATATTGTCGAGGTGGTTGGCGGTGGCGATGAACATGATCATGGACAGGTCGAAGGGCACATCCAGATAGTGGTCCATGAAGTGGGGGTTCTGCTGGGGGTCCAGGATTTCCAGCAGGGCGTCCGCCGGGTCCCCCTTGAAATCCTGGCCGATCTTGTCCAGTTCGTCCAGCATGAAAACCGGGTTGTTGGTTTCGCAGCGGCGCAGTTCCTGGATAATCCTGCCCGGCAGGGCGCCCACGTAACTGCGCCGGTGACCGCGCAACTGGGCCTCGTCCTTCATGCCGGCCAATGAGATGCGCACAAATTTGCGCTGCAGGCTGCGGGCGATAGACATGCCCAGGGAGGTCTTGCCGGTTCCCGGCGGGCCCACGAAACACAGGACCGGCCCGGCCGCTTTCAACTTGTCCCGGTTGGGTGCCAGCGCCTTTTTTACCGTGCGGCGTATGTCGTCCAGCTTGAGCGGCTTGGCCAGGAATTGATAGGAACCTTTTTTCATGGCTTCCACGGCGGTGGGTACGGTGGCGTAGCCGGTGATGATGATGACTTCGGTATCCGGGTGGTCCTGTTTGGCCTGCGCCAGCAACGTCATGCCGTCCACCTTGTCCATCTTCAGGTCGGTGAGGATCACGTCGAACCTGTTTTGGACGAGTAAATCGAGCGCTTCGGCCCCGTTTCGGGCCGTAAGGACCTCGTAGCCCTCCTTTTCCAGCACGTGCTCCAGGTTCATGCGCGTCATTTTCTCATCGTCGACCACCAGCATCCTGGGGCGCCGCGTGGCGTGCAGGATCCGCACGGCCAGATGTTCCAGGATGCGGAGCTTCAGGTCCTCCAGCCCGTAATGCTCGGAATCCAGAATGGATTTGGCTGCCTCCAGGTCCAGGCGGTCTTCGCTTGACCGGTCCCAGGGCAGGCTGGTCAAAAAATCGACGTAATTGATACCGATGGTGTATTCCGCGCTACCGGGGCCCATTTTCGCGATGCGGTCGATCTCCTTGGAAACGGATTTGAGGACATCCGGCGGCATGCCGGCGGTCTGAATCGCCTGGTGCATTTCATCGATTTCCGTAAAACCAGGAGTAACGTCGTTTTCGTCCTTTTTGAACAGCCTCATGTTTTTCTCTTCGTCTTCCGGCGGCGGGCGTTGTTTTCGTACCTAATTTGTTCAAATCCCATCATGTTTAGCATTTAGATATTCGAGATTGGAATTTCCGGTTTGACCGGGCTAGAGCCTTTGCCGTCAATTGGAGTGGAAGCATATCACACAAGTATGCGCTCACCAACCCCATTCAGGATTTTCAAGTGATGCGCTAGGGTATTAAATGGCCAATCGTTATCGTTGCACATTGCAACGGTCATCCGAACATTGTGTAACAGTTACAACTAATTGAAATAGTTTGATTTATATAAGATATGGGTATGCCCGTTGCAAAAAGCAACGGCCGCCGAAAATCGCCATTCGGGGCATATTGTATTTTTATCAATTAATTTCAAGCGGTTAAAATATATTTCGCGGCTTGGCACAGAAATTGATTAGGTATAGTGCACGGAGCGGCCATTCATGCCCGCTTCAAAACCAATGGAGGTGAATGAAATGCAGACTTTGATGAAATTCATGGCACGTCTGGAACGTTGGATGGTGGCGGCCACTTTTGCGGAGGCCGGCTGTTGGGACACGGCCCGCTGGTTTATGGACGAGGAAAAGCGTTATGCCCGGCATCACTCCCGGGTCCAGGCCTCCGTCTCGACCAATCAGCGTCCTACCCTGCGCATGTGAACAGACGCATTTTTTACCGAAGGAGTGGTCGATGAAAACAATCTTGTTGGCTGTCGAGGGGATGGCGGCCCATAAAAACGCTCTGGATTACGCCCTGGACCTGTGCGAACCCGTGCGAGCCGGACTGGACATCCTCCAGATCGTTCGTCCGCGGCGGTATTCCGCAGGCCTGAGCAAAATAAAAAGGGGCATTTACCGCGCCCGCGATCTGGTGGAGGACGCTATGGTCACGGCCACCTATGCCCAGGCCGGAACGCCTGAACTTGCCGATGCCCTGCGTGCCACGGCTGAACGACGGGTAAAAGAGCTGATTCCGGACAACATAGACACAACCGTGGGCTATAATTGCGTCGTCACCGGTGAAGACCCCGATGCCGTACTCGAACGCTATGTTGAAGAACACCACAACATCATCCTGGCCATCTACGATTCGCTGAGATTCGGACGTAAAACCGCATCGGCGCCCGCACCGGCGGCGGAGCTCGTTTCCGGCTTGTTGAGCAGACTGGCCATACCCCTTGTGTATGTCAAAGACTTGGTACCGAGACCAAAAGAAGAAGGAGGCCAACGTGGGAACCTTTCTAGATAGAATTAAATCACGCACCAAAACAATCGTGGGCAAAGTGGAGAAAACCCAGGAGGACATCACCTTTGCCCAGGCAGGCCACCCCCTGGTGGAAGAAAAGCAATTCAAAGCGGCCGAGCCCGCCGTTTCCGGGAAACTGCTGGTTGTCGGCCACGAGACGATGTTTTCACAGAAGGTGATCGATTACGCCCTGGATATGGCCCGGCGCATGTCCTACGAAATCGTCGCCCTCAATGCAGCGCCATTATCCTGCAACGCATTCAAGCCTTTTGCCGCCTCCCAGAAAAAATTGTGCGATGAATTCCAGCAGCTGTCGGCGGAAAACGTAAAAAGTTTCAAACAGGACGCCGAACGGGTGGGCATTCCTTTCTGCCATGTGGTCAAATTCAGCGAGCCGGAAAAAGCCCTCGAAATGATCCAGCGGGAATACGACCATATCGATTTCGTCATCAGCGACGAACAACCGGCAGCTTCCGAAGAACGCGTCTCCGACGCACAGCGCCCGAGCCAGCAGGTTTACGTCTATTCCATGATTTGACACGCAATCGGCACCCCCCTCGAAATGCTCAGGTCAGGGAACGTCGGACCGCAGCGTTTGACGGAGGGGAGCGTCCGTTTCACAAAAAGCGGACGTGTGCACGGATGTGCCAAAAGGAGGGAAAAATGCATTTTCAATTCTATTTAGGCATCGGACTCGTTCTGCTGCTGATGGGCCTTTGCTTCTATTTTCGCAAAGAAAGTAAATAAACCGGACTTATCGGAAGCGGTTTGGAAATGTCAAACCGCTTCCTGACGTTGTTTCCGGTGCGGGCGATGCCCCGGCACCGGCTTTTGGGAAAGGACTTTTGTTAATGACGCCTGAAATGGTACTCACTCTCGTGATTCTGGCATTTGCGGTGATTCTGTTTATTTTCGAATGGGTCCGAGTCGACGTGGTCGGCATTATCATGATGGTTTTGCTGCCCCTGACCGGTCTGATTTCGGCCAAGGAAGCATTTGTCGGCTTGAGCAGCAACGCGGTCGTGTCCATTATCGCGGTCATCATCATCGGCGCAGGTCTGGACAAGACCGGTGTCATGAACCAGGTGGCCGGGCCGATTGTCAAATTCGCCGGTAACAGCGAAAACCGTGTCATCAGCCTGATATCGGGCACGGTGGGTGTCATCTCCAGCATGATGCAGAATATCGGCGCGGCAGCCTTGTTCATGCCGGCGGCTCAACGGATCGCCAAGCGCATGGATATACCCGTTTCGCGCATTCTCATGCCCATGGGCTTTTGTGCCATCATCGGCGGCACGGTCAGTCTGGTGGGGGCCAGCCCGACCATTCTGCTCAATGACCTGATGGTACTGGGCGGCAAAAAACTGGAGCCGTTCGGCCTCTTCACCCAGACACCCATAGGGCTTTGTCTTTTGGCCACGGCCATTATTTACTTTTTGGTTTTCGGCCGGCTGGTACTGCCCGCGGCCAAGGGAGAAGCCGATCGCGGGGTCACCGCTTCCCTGATGGGGGTGTACAACGCCCTGGAAAGCGCCTTCGAGATCCACCTGCCGAATAATTTCGACGGACCGAAAACCCTGGCCGAACTGGACATTCGCGGCAAATATCTGGTGACGGTGGTGGCGATCAACCACGCCCGCAAGCGGGACAAAAACCTGGTGCCGCACAGTTTCGACAACATCATGGGCGGAGACGACATCGCTGTGGTGGGCCGGGAGGACAACGTTCGCCGCCTGGCTACCGACATGGGATGGGAAATCAGGCCGGGACTGGAAGCATTCGCAGAAATCCTGGCCCGCACCAGTGCCGGCATGGCGGAAACGGTGGTTTCGCCCCGGTCGGAGCTGATAGGCAAAACCATGAGCGAGGTGAACTTCAAGGACCTCTACAACCTGAATCCCCTGGGGCTGATCAGGGGGAGGCGTGTTTTCTACAGTGGACTGACCAAGATTCCCTTGAGCATGGGCGACACCTTGCTGCTGTTCGGCCCCTGGGACCGCTTTCATATTCTGAAAAATCAGCCCCAGCCCCGCAGCCTCACCTTTGCCACGCCCCTGGAGGGAGAAATCCTGCGGCCGGAAAAGGCCAAGCTGGCGGTCATGTGGCTGGCGTTGGCCCTGGCGCAGATCATTTTCCTCAAGGTGCCCCTGGCCGTGGCCCTGATGTCCGGCGCACTGGGCATGATCATCACGCGTGTCCTGACCATCGACGAAGCCTACCGCTCTGTGGACTGGATGACGGTGTTTCTCCTGGCGGGGCTGATACCGCTGGGCATGGCTTTCGAGAAGACCGGCACCGCCGCGTTCATCGCCAAAAATCTCCTGGGTATTCTCGGCTCGCCGTCACCCATCGTGCTCCTGGGGGCCGTAGGCGTTTTGACCTCCTTTTTCACCCTGGTTATCTCCAATGTGGGTGCCACGGTGCTGCTGGTGCCGCTGTGCATGAACATGGCGGTGATGGCCGGGGGCGACCCGCGCATGGCTGCCCTGGTTGTGGGGCTTTCGGCGTCGAACACCTTCGTGCTGCCCACGCACCAGGTTAACGCCCTGATCATGCGTCCCGGCGGTTACCGCACCACCGACTATGCCAAGGCCGGTTCGGTCATGACCCTGCTCTTTCTGGCGGTGGAGCTCACGATACTGTACTTTTTCTATGGAATCCAATAAACCTGCCGGTTGCAAAAGCAGACGATAACCGGCACTCAATATCGATCGAAGGGAATATTCTCATGTCAATTATCACGATATCCAGGGGATGCTACAGCCACGGCAAGGAAATCGCCGAGCGCGTAGGGGCCGCCCTGGGCTATGAAGTCATCAGCAAGGAAATACTGCTGGAAGCATCCGAGGCCTGCGACATTCCGGAAAAACGGCTGTCGTCATCGATTCACGACGCTCCCGGAATTCTGGAAAGGGTCACCCGCTCGCATGAACGGCAGCATTATCTGGACTGCATCCGGGCGGCCCTGCTGGACCACGTCAGGAATGACAATGTGGTCTACCACGGCATGGCCGGCCACCTTTTCCTCTCAGGCATCCGACACGTCCTCAAGGTTCGCGTGATCGCCGAAATGGAGGATCGCGTGGCCCTGGTTTGCAAAACACGCGATATCTCCCGCGACGAAGCGGTTGCCTTGATAGATTCGGAAGACCAGCAACGTGAGGAATGGTATCGTTCGGTTTACAAAAAAGACATGAGCGATCCCCGTCTTTATGATATGGTTCTGAGCATCGGCCGTTTGACCATAGAGGATGCCAGCGAATTGATTTGCGCCGCATCGGCCAGGGAGAGCTTCCAGACCACCGCCCAGTCGAAGGGATACGTCGACGACCTGGCCATGGTCGGTCATGTCAGAACCGCGCTGGCCGACCTTTGCGAGGCCGATGTGGCCGTTTCCGGCGGTATCGTCACGGTCAAGGTCAAGGGGAAGAAACTGCGGGGAACCGATTTTACAAGGCCGGGGATGCAGCAGCGCGTGCAGACCCGCATACGGGAAGACCTGCAGCAGGACATCATGGCCCGGGTCTCCAAAATACCCGGTGTCAAGGATCTGATCTGCGAAATCGAATTGCCGTATTATGCGTGATGCAGAGACATATGACAAACATAAGGGGGTTGTGACCGCCGTTAAAAAAGCGCTCATGCAGACCAGCATCCGCAAAAAGGTCGAGCTGACCATCGTGGCCTATATTCTGGTCGCGGGAATTCTGTGGCTGCTTAATTTCCACAACGGCCTGACCCTCAACGAAAAATTACGCATCATCGAAAAAAAGGAAGACCTGCTCAACACCATCCTGGAAGCCCGGCGCTATGAGAAAAACTATTTTTTGACCGGCAATGCCTCCCATCTGGGAGAAGCGGTGGTCTTTATCTTCAAGGCCGAAGATAAATTGCAGGATATCATCGCCCACCACGGCGAGTATGCCGCCACCCCGGATCTGGATCAACGTCTGGTCCACCTCAAGGATTACGGCGCCTCCATGGGCGCTCTGGCCAGCTCGCAGGCAGGAATACAGGGTTTCGTTTCAGGGCCCGTGCCCGAGCAGGAAGCCATCCGGGTCCTGGGCCGCGAAATAACCGAAGAGATCGAAACCATGGTGCAGGTCGAGCGCCAGCAGATCAGCCGGTTGATTCGGGACGCCAGATTCTACCACTTCATGGCCCTGGGCGGTCTGCTGATCCTGTCCATTTTCGTGTTTGTTTTTTTCCGCCTCAATGTCAACCGTCCTCTCAAAGCCCTGGAAAGCGCTATCGGGGACATTGCCTCGGGGCACTACGAGAACATCCCGGCCATTGGGGCCGGCCAGGAATTCGAATCCCTGGTCGACAGCCTGAACCACATGATCAACCGGCTGAACCGCCGCAACCAGGAGTTGATCCAGGCCAAGAAAATGGCCTCCTTGGGAACGCTCACTTCCGGCGTGGCCCACGAACTCAACAATCCGCTCAACAACATCTCCACCTCTCTTCAGATTGTGCTCGAAGAGCTGGAGGACGAGGATCTCGACTTCAAGCGCGAGTTGCTGGAAGGGGCGGAAAAGGAGGTAGTGCGTGCGCGGGACATCGTCAGGGCCCTGCTTGAATTCTCCCGCCAGAGCGCTTTTTCCATCAAGCCGGTGGCGATAAAATCTCTGGTGGACGACACCCTCAAGTTGATCAAGGGAGAACTGCCGGCGAATGTGTCGGTCGATCTCAACATCGAAAACGACATCCAGGCCGCCCTGGATTTTCGCCGCATGCAGCAGGTGCTGATCAACCTGATGCTCAACGGCATCCAGGCCATGGACCAGGGGGGGACGCTCACGATCAGCGCTTTTGAGCGCAGCGGCCATGATTTTTGCATCGAAATCAGCGACACGGGTTGCGGCATTCCAGGCGAAAATTTTTCGAAAATTTTCGACCCCTTTTTTTCCACCAAGGAGGGCCTGCGAAAATCCGACAGCGACATGCGCCCCTATGACGGCATCCTGGACCAGCAGGGCACGGGCCTGGGCCTGGCCATCTGCCACGGCATCGTTCAGAAACACGGCGGACGGATTTCGGTAGAGAGCGAGGTCGGGAAGGGAACCACCTTTACGGTTTGTCTGCCGATGGGAACGAATCATGACGACTCAAAATGAAGGGTCCATTCTGGTGGTGGAAGACGAAGCCATCGCCCGCAAAAACCTGGTTCACATTTTAAATAAGCAGGGCTATACGGTGACGCCGGCAGAGAGCGGGTCGAAAGCCCTGTCCCTTTTGGCGGCCGAAACCTTCGACCTGGTCCTCACAGACCTGAAAATGGAAAAAGTGGACGGCATGGAGGTGCTGGCCGAAAGCCGCCGCCGGCACCCGCTGACAGAAGTGATCATCCTCACCGGCTATGCCACGGTGGACTCGGCCGTCAATGCCCTGAAAGCCGGTGCATACCACTATGTCGCCAAACCGTACAAGATAGAGGCCATTCGCAAAATCGTCAGCGAAGCCCTCATCAAACGCCGCCTCCAGCTCGAAAACCTGCAGCTCAAGGAGAGTTTGAAAACGGGCCGGGCCAAACCGATGGTCGTCGGCCAAAGCCCCCCCATGCAAACCGTGCTGAAAACCGTCCAGCGCATCGCCCCATCGGGCGCCAACGTCCTCCTTCTCGGCGAAAGCGGAACTGGCAAGGAGATCATTGCACAGACGATTCACGACTTGAGCGACCGGGCCTCGAAGCGCTTCGTGGCCTTCAACTGCGGTTCTTTCAGCGAGGCGTTGATGGCCAACGAGTTGTTCGGGCATGAAAAGGGGGCCTTCACCGGGGCCAATCAATCCAAGGCAGGACTGCTGGAAACGGCTTCCGGGGGAACGGTTTTTCTCGACGAGATCGGCGACATGCCCCCCACCATGCAGATTCAACTCCTGCGCGTCATACAGGAGCGGGAGATGCTGAGGGTGGGCGGAACGGCTCCGGTGCCGGTGGATGTCCGCTTCATCGCCGCGACGCATCGTGACCTGCAGCAGGACGTGGAAGGCGGCCATTTCCGCCAGGACCTTTTTTTCCGGCTGAATGTCATCGCCATCCGACTGCCTCCGCTGGCCGAACGCGAAGGCGACGTCCCCCTGCTGGCCAATTTCTTCCTGGCCCGAAAGCGCGTCGCCATGCAAAAGGAGATCAAATCCATCGAGCCGGATGCCATGGAGCTATTGAGCCGCTACAGCTGGCCGGGCAATGTGCGCGAACTGGAAAACACCATCGAGCGTGCCGTGGCCATGGCCGAAGGTGATGTGGTGCGGGTGGCCGATCTGCCGCCCCATATCAACCAGCTGACCATAGAGACCTATCGCCATGCGTCTGGTGAAATCCCCACTCTGGAAGAAATGGAAAAGCGCTATATCCTGTGGGTGCTGGAGAAGCACAAAGGGAATAAGACCAAGGCATCCGCTGCCATGGGAATAGATCGGGTATCCCTGTGGCGCAAGATCAAGCGTTATGGTATCGAGGATTAGGCCAGCAAAAAATTCAGCGGACGAAATCCGTTTTTCAGGGCATCCAGCGATGGGACCGTTCCGACGGGTGTGAGTGGAATCGGGTGGAGAGTTCAAGAAACATGAAGAGCAACACCAGCGGGAAACCTGAAAAAGCGGCGGAAGAGGGGCCGGCCCTGGTCCTGAATGAGGAAACGGGACCCGCGTCCTCGGTGCCGGCTGTGCCCGAAGGAATTACGGCACACAAAAAAGGGGGCATGGGGCAGTTAGCCGCCACGGCGATCTGCGGTAACGACATAACCTCATCCTGCCTGTATGTGTCCGCCCTGGCCATCATCTATGCCGGCCGGTGGGCACCGCTGGTGCTGCTGATGGTGGCCGGCGTACTTTTCTTGTTTCGATCCATCTATGCGGAGGTGGTAGGGGCGCTGCCGCTCAATGGCGGCGCTTATAATGCGCTGTTGAACACCACCAGCAAGTACCGGGCATCCATCGCCGCCTGCCTCACGCTTCTTTCCTACATGGCCACAGCCGTCATATCGGCCAGTGAGGCCATGCACTATGTGCACGTCATGTGGAACGGCTTTCCGGTTACCGCGGCGACGATCAGCGTTCTGGCGTTTTTTATGGTACTGACGATCATCGGCATCACCGAATCGTCCCGCGTGGCCATCTTTATTTTTATATTCCACCTGACGACGTTGACGCTGCTGATTGGTGCCAGCATCGTTTACATCAGCGGTGCCGGTGTCGAGACGTTGCTGAGCAATCTGGGCACAAGAGCTCCGGATGGATTGTTCACCGCCCTTTATTTCGGCTTTGCAGCTTCCCTGCTGGGTATTTCGGGCTTCGAAAGCTCGGCCAACTTCGTGGAGGAACAAGCCGAGGGGGTCTTCCCCAAAACCTTGAGAAACATGTGGGGGGCGGTCACCCTTTTCAACCCCATGATGGCCTTGTTGGCCCTGGCCCTGGTACCCATCGGCCATGTCGGGGGGCACCAGGAGGCCCTGCTGGCCCACATGGCCCAGATTTCCAGCGGCATGTGGCTGGCCGATCTTATTTCCGTCGATGCCGCCCTTGTGCTGAGCGGCGCAGTGCTGACGAGTTTCATCGGTGTCAACGGGCTCGTGCGGCGCATGGCGCTTGACAGGTGCCTGCCGCAATTTTTACTGAAGACCGGTCGCCGGGGGACCACCCACCGGATCATCATTGCCTTTTTTATGCTTTGCGTATCGATTTTTCTGATCACCGAAGGTCAGTTGAAAGCGCTGGCCGGCGTCTATACCATCTCCTTTCTGGCGGTCATGGCCCTGTTCGGCCTCGGCAACATATTTCTGAAAACGAAACGTGCAGGCCTTCCCCGGCCCACGGTGGCGCCCCTGATGTCCGTCCTGGTCGCCGTGGCAGCCGTCATCGCCGGTCTGGTCGGCAATGCCGTGATGAATCCACCCTATTTGGCGGTATTTCTGGAGTACTTCGCCTTTGCCCTTCTGGTCGTATCCGTTATGCTGGGCCGCATCATCATTCTTCAGGCCTGTCTGTTTATCGTAAGAGGCATTCTCAAATATTTCATCGGCCGCATGACCTTCATTTCCAGAATGCTGCGCGACAAGATCGATGAGATCAATTCACAGCAGGTGGTCTTCTTCACCCGGGGAGACAATCTGGCCAATCTCAACAAGGCTATTTTGTACGTCCAGCAAAATGAACATACCAACCGCCTCAAGGTGGTTACGGTGATTCCGGAGAAGGGTGAGATCGCGCCTAACCTGAGAAGGGATCTCGACATGCTCGACGAAACGTACCCCGGCATCGATATCGAACTGGTCGTTCAGGTAGGCAAATTCGGGCCGGAAATGATCGAGACGCTTTCAAAACAATGGAACATTCCGACGAACCTGATGTTCATCGGTTCCCCGGGCACCCATTTCCTGTACGGCCTTGCCGAACTGGGGGGAGTCCGCCTGATTATCTGATATCGTGTCAATCGCGCGAACAGAAGGATCAACCGTGGCTGCGCAGCTTTTCCAGGGCTTTGTTCGGCCCCAGCAGGATCATGATATCGCTGTCCTTCAAGATGAACTTGGCGGTGGGAATCATGTTCAGACGCTCCGGGACGAGTTCTTTGATGGCAACCACCTGGACCCCGTAGCGGTTGATCAGGTTCAACTCTCGCAGGCTTTTCCCGATAAATTCGTTGGGAGGGGCGAGCTGGATGATGCTGAAGCCCTCCAAAACCGGCAGGTACTCGATCAGGTTTGGGTTGTGCAGGCGTTCGGCCAGGGAAATTGCCATGTCCTTTTCGGGAAACAGGATTTCAGACGCCCCGATTTTTCGTAAAATTCTGCCGTGGGGCTCGCTGATGGCTTTGGCGATCACCTGCTTCACCCCGATCTCCTTGAGATTGAGCACGGTCAGAATGGAATCGCTGAGCACCGAACCGATGCACACCACGGCGGCATCGAGGTCCCTGACGCCCAGGTTCTCCATTACCCGGCGGTCGGTTGTATCGGCCACCACGGCCTGGCTGACCTTGTCGCGAATATCCTGAACGCGGGTTTGGTCCTTGTCGACGGCCAGCACTTCATGGCCTTTCTCATAAAGGCGGCTGGCCAGATAGAAGCCGAAATTACCCAATCCCAAAACGGCATATTGCTTCATTTTCTTCACCCGATCATAATGTTTTCTTCAGCGAAATAGTGGCGTTGCATACCCTGGCGGCTGACTGCCAGGGCGATCATCAACGGCCCCAGGCGTCCGACGAACATGACGCCTGCGATAATCAATTTCCCGGCGGTGGAAAGGCCCGAGGTCACCCCCGTGGACAGCCCTACCGTGCCGAAGGCGCTGACCACCTCGAAAAGCAGCTCGAGGAATTTCCCCCTGCTCATGGGGTGGGAGACTTCCCCCAACTCGGTCATGAGCATTAACATCGTTGCCGAGAATATAACGAAAATGCTTATCATTACAATGCTGACGGCCTTGCCGATGCTTTCCTGGGAAATGGTCCGATGAAAGAGCTGTGGTTTTTCGTGACCGAAAAGCCGGGATATTCCCAGGATGATCAAACACGAGAAGGTCGTGGTTTTTATGCCGCCCCCGCATGAACCGGGCGAGGCGCCGATGATCATCAGGAGGATGATCAGAAAGAGGGCCTCGTTGGACATATCGGAAATGGAGATGGAGTTGAATCCGGCGGTTCTGGCGCTCACCGCGTGGAAAAAACCGACCAGACACCGTTGTAGCGGATGAAAGGGGGTCAGGGTATTGTCCCACTCCATGAGCACGATAAGCACGGTGCTGACGAAAAGCAGAATCGCCGTGGAGGACAGGACCAGTTTCGAATGCAGGCTCAGGCGGGACAGGGGGCGGTGTTTGACGGAGAGCCGGTGGCGGATTTCCGAAAGGACCAGGAACCCGATTCCCCCGCTGATGATAAGAAAACAGACGGCCAGGTTTATCGGTACGTTTTCCTGGAAAGAC
This is a stretch of genomic DNA from Deltaproteobacteria bacterium. It encodes these proteins:
- the lon gene encoding endopeptidase La encodes the protein MRLFKKDENDVTPGFTEIDEMHQAIQTAGMPPDVLKSVSKEIDRIAKMGPGSAEYTIGINYVDFLTSLPWDRSSEDRLDLEAAKSILDSEHYGLEDLKLRILEHLAVRILHATRRPRMLVVDDEKMTRMNLEHVLEKEGYEVLTARNGAEALDLLVQNRFDVILTDLKMDKVDGMTLLAQAKQDHPDTEVIIITGYATVPTAVEAMKKGSYQFLAKPLKLDDIRRTVKKALAPNRDKLKAAGPVLCFVGPPGTGKTSLGMSIARSLQRKFVRISLAGMKDEAQLRGHRRSYVGALPGRIIQELRRCETNNPVFMLDELDKIGQDFKGDPADALLEILDPQQNPHFMDHYLDVPFDLSMIMFIATANHLDNIPPPLLDRLEILWLSSYTEDEKVRIAFNHLIPRELKAAGLRDDPVRFDEGAVRKIIRDYTREPGLRNLQRKLAAMCRRIALNRLDGNLHQSTDVIAEGDVENYLGPAQFFFEVAQAKDRVGVATALAWTDAGGEIVFIEATKMRGSGNLILTGSLGSVMKESAQAALSYIRSNSRRYGIADDFFEQHDLHIHVPAGATPKDGTSAGLPIAMALISLITNRCCRRETATTGELTLTGRILPVGGIKEKLLAAHRAGVRTVVLPSKNSVSLSDVPQEVRQALDVLTIDELDAAIDSVLHKERQAAEKSGKN
- a CDS encoding anion permease; translation: MTPEMVLTLVILAFAVILFIFEWVRVDVVGIIMMVLLPLTGLISAKEAFVGLSSNAVVSIIAVIIIGAGLDKTGVMNQVAGPIVKFAGNSENRVISLISGTVGVISSMMQNIGAAALFMPAAQRIAKRMDIPVSRILMPMGFCAIIGGTVSLVGASPTILLNDLMVLGGKKLEPFGLFTQTPIGLCLLATAIIYFLVFGRLVLPAAKGEADRGVTASLMGVYNALESAFEIHLPNNFDGPKTLAELDIRGKYLVTVVAINHARKRDKNLVPHSFDNIMGGDDIAVVGREDNVRRLATDMGWEIRPGLEAFAEILARTSAGMAETVVSPRSELIGKTMSEVNFKDLYNLNPLGLIRGRRVFYSGLTKIPLSMGDTLLLFGPWDRFHILKNQPQPRSLTFATPLEGEILRPEKAKLAVMWLALALAQIIFLKVPLAVALMSGALGMIITRVLTIDEAYRSVDWMTVFLLAGLIPLGMAFEKTGTAAFIAKNLLGILGSPSPIVLLGAVGVLTSFFTLVISNVGATVLLVPLCMNMAVMAGGDPRMAALVVGLSASNTFVLPTHQVNALIMRPGGYRTTDYAKAGSVMTLLFLAVELTILYFFYGIQ
- a CDS encoding cytidylate kinase-like family protein — translated: MSIITISRGCYSHGKEIAERVGAALGYEVISKEILLEASEACDIPEKRLSSSIHDAPGILERVTRSHERQHYLDCIRAALLDHVRNDNVVYHGMAGHLFLSGIRHVLKVRVIAEMEDRVALVCKTRDISRDEAVALIDSEDQQREEWYRSVYKKDMSDPRLYDMVLSIGRLTIEDASELICAASARESFQTTAQSKGYVDDLAMVGHVRTALADLCEADVAVSGGIVTVKVKGKKLRGTDFTRPGMQQRVQTRIREDLQQDIMARVSKIPGVKDLICEIELPYYA
- a CDS encoding HAMP domain-containing protein — its product is MTAVKKALMQTSIRKKVELTIVAYILVAGILWLLNFHNGLTLNEKLRIIEKKEDLLNTILEARRYEKNYFLTGNASHLGEAVVFIFKAEDKLQDIIAHHGEYAATPDLDQRLVHLKDYGASMGALASSQAGIQGFVSGPVPEQEAIRVLGREITEEIETMVQVERQQISRLIRDARFYHFMALGGLLILSIFVFVFFRLNVNRPLKALESAIGDIASGHYENIPAIGAGQEFESLVDSLNHMINRLNRRNQELIQAKKMASLGTLTSGVAHELNNPLNNISTSLQIVLEELEDEDLDFKRELLEGAEKEVVRARDIVRALLEFSRQSAFSIKPVAIKSLVDDTLKLIKGELPANVSVDLNIENDIQAALDFRRMQQVLINLMLNGIQAMDQGGTLTISAFERSGHDFCIEISDTGCGIPGENFSKIFDPFFSTKEGLRKSDSDMRPYDGILDQQGTGLGLAICHGIVQKHGGRISVESEVGKGTTFTVCLPMGTNHDDSK